The following coding sequences lie in one Clostridiisalibacter paucivorans DSM 22131 genomic window:
- a CDS encoding metal-sensing transcriptional repressor: MNQQRMAAKNLLKTSKGQIEGIIKMIDDDRYCVDISKQILAVQGLLKKSNLHILDQHIKSCVKSAILEGKGDEKIDEIINVLDKYIK, encoded by the coding sequence TTGAACCAACAAAGAATGGCGGCAAAGAATCTATTAAAGACATCTAAAGGTCAAATAGAAGGCATAATTAAGATGATTGATGATGATAGGTATTGTGTAGATATATCAAAACAGATATTGGCAGTACAAGGGCTTTTGAAAAAATCAAATCTCCATATTTTAGACCAACATATAAAAAGTTGTGTCAAATCAGCTATACTTGAAGGAAAAGGCGATGAAAAAATTGATGAGATAATAAATGTACTAGATAAATATATCAAATAA
- a CDS encoding magnesium transporter CorA family protein, with the protein MIKIYNTNEDCKLEEISEVNRGAWINMVNPTDEEIQDINSKFGIDIDLLKAPLDDEESSRLEIEDGQVLVLVDIPMVEKDEDSYVFYTVPLGIILYEKNIITVCLKENNIIDHFIENKVRGFYTYKRTRFVLQILFRIAARYLLYLKQINKISNKIEKQLHKSMKNKELIQLLDLEKSLVYFSTSLKANEIVMEKLLKVDAVKLYPEDEDLLEDVIIENKQAIEMANIYSNILSGMMDAFASVISNNLNIVMKVLTSITIVMSIPTMFASFYGMNVGLPFQNSPHAFLLVITLSAVFSAIAIIFLTRRNMFF; encoded by the coding sequence ATGATTAAAATCTATAATACTAATGAAGATTGTAAACTAGAGGAAATATCAGAAGTCAATAGGGGAGCATGGATCAATATGGTAAACCCTACTGATGAAGAGATACAAGATATAAATTCCAAATTTGGGATTGATATAGATCTTCTCAAGGCGCCTTTGGATGATGAGGAGAGTTCAAGGCTAGAGATAGAGGATGGTCAAGTACTTGTATTGGTGGATATACCCATGGTAGAAAAGGATGAAGATTCTTATGTCTTTTATACAGTACCATTAGGTATAATATTGTATGAAAAAAATATAATAACTGTATGTCTAAAGGAAAATAATATTATTGACCATTTTATAGAAAATAAAGTGCGAGGATTTTACACATATAAGAGAACTAGATTTGTATTGCAGATACTTTTTAGAATAGCAGCAAGATATTTATTATATTTAAAGCAAATAAATAAGATAAGTAATAAAATAGAAAAGCAACTTCATAAATCTATGAAGAACAAAGAACTCATACAATTACTAGATTTAGAAAAGAGTTTAGTTTATTTTTCTACATCTCTAAAGGCAAATGAAATAGTAATGGAAAAGCTTTTGAAGGTAGATGCAGTAAAATTATATCCTGAAGATGAAGATTTATTGGAGGATGTAATAATAGAGAATAAACAGGCAATAGAGATGGCAAATATATATAGCAATATATTGAGTGGTATGATGGATGCATTTGCTTCTGTTATATCTAATAATCTGAATATAGTAATGAAAGTGTTGACATCTATAACTATAGTTATGTCGATACCAACAATGTTTGCTAGTTTTTATGGTATGAATGTAGGGTTGCCTTTTCAAAATTCACCCCATGCATTCTTATTGGTTATAACATTGTCTGCAGTATTTTCAGCTATAGCGATCATATTCTTAACAAGAAGAAATATGTTTTTTTAG
- a CDS encoding heme NO-binding domain-containing protein, producing the protein MKGTTVSAWIKTCKKKYGEDLTIEAMESINMDPNKIFKPTEDVDDSYPFGMVNFISERLNKSSYEIWEEIGIDNINTFFNDYPAFFDHKNLYSFLKSMYDVHVVITQKIPGAKPPLLDIKAIGKNTAEMTYKSSRGMFGYFHGLLKGAAQFYDEDIDVKTVEKTEDFTKIHITFPEQIYRYKSYKVNKLLSFGFIKSMEMKIALASVILIGIPHIFLSDIIDGNILNSIILGLSFFVPLVISKLLFLPKNNITAQLKDLSERNYAEDNDIATNDFFEDINRSLTSFKNIVKSDFVGFKGMTDELNVFGEKFNDISVNMNDTSKDIAGVVEQVAEGAVNQAEETESAAYLLNNNIKALNEIVDKENNSKNELEVAVGKINDGYQELKNTSSNLQEIITQFSKVKEDSLSLQNKAKDVTKIVSAVEAISEQTNLLALNAAIEASRAGDLGKGFGVVAQEIRELAEESKDAVKNINNNLLSFIKEIDQLVTQIEEQFTTLNSENKNLSNVAQGNYDTVVSIEKVSTSLIEMINQLTSEANAINDVSSNIEALAAIAEENSASSEEVSANVTTYTQELEKMMGNIREFKKVSEGFRNDLEMYKI; encoded by the coding sequence ATGAAAGGTACAACAGTCTCTGCATGGATAAAAACATGTAAGAAAAAATATGGTGAAGATTTAACTATAGAAGCTATGGAATCTATAAATATGGATCCCAATAAAATATTTAAGCCTACTGAAGATGTAGATGATTCTTATCCCTTTGGTATGGTAAATTTTATATCAGAAAGGTTAAATAAATCTTCATATGAGATATGGGAAGAAATAGGGATAGACAATATAAATACATTCTTTAATGATTATCCAGCATTCTTTGACCATAAAAACTTATATTCATTTTTAAAATCTATGTACGATGTACATGTGGTCATAACACAGAAAATACCTGGAGCCAAACCTCCACTATTAGACATAAAGGCTATAGGAAAAAACACAGCAGAAATGACTTATAAATCCTCTAGAGGTATGTTCGGGTATTTTCATGGTCTATTAAAGGGTGCTGCTCAATTCTACGATGAAGATATAGATGTAAAAACTGTAGAAAAAACTGAAGATTTTACTAAAATACATATAACCTTTCCTGAACAAATATATAGATATAAATCATATAAAGTGAATAAATTATTGTCCTTTGGATTTATCAAAAGTATGGAAATGAAAATAGCCTTAGCTTCAGTAATTCTTATAGGAATACCCCATATATTCTTATCAGATATTATAGATGGCAATATACTCAATAGTATTATTTTAGGATTATCTTTCTTTGTTCCATTAGTAATTTCGAAACTACTTTTTTTACCTAAAAATAATATTACAGCCCAACTCAAAGATTTATCTGAACGAAATTATGCTGAAGACAATGATATAGCAACAAATGACTTTTTCGAAGACATAAATCGATCCCTAACTTCATTTAAGAATATTGTAAAGAGCGATTTTGTAGGCTTCAAAGGTATGACTGATGAATTAAATGTATTTGGAGAAAAATTTAATGATATTTCAGTAAATATGAATGATACGTCTAAAGATATTGCTGGAGTAGTTGAACAGGTTGCAGAAGGTGCTGTTAACCAAGCTGAAGAAACTGAATCTGCCGCATATCTTTTAAATAACAATATAAAGGCATTAAATGAAATAGTAGATAAAGAAAACAATAGTAAAAACGAATTAGAAGTAGCTGTTGGAAAAATCAACGATGGGTATCAAGAATTAAAAAATACATCTTCTAATCTACAAGAAATAATTACACAGTTCTCAAAAGTTAAAGAAGACAGTCTATCTCTACAAAACAAAGCTAAAGATGTTACTAAAATCGTTAGTGCTGTAGAGGCTATATCAGAACAAACTAATCTTTTAGCACTAAATGCTGCTATAGAGGCATCTAGAGCTGGAGACTTAGGCAAAGGGTTTGGAGTGGTTGCACAAGAAATTAGAGAATTGGCCGAAGAATCCAAGGATGCTGTTAAAAATATAAATAACAATCTATTGTCTTTCATAAAGGAAATTGATCAATTGGTTACCCAAATTGAAGAACAATTCACTACCCTTAACAGCGAAAATAAAAATTTATCCAATGTGGCTCAAGGTAACTATGATACCGTTGTAAGCATAGAAAAAGTATCTACTTCACTCATAGAAATGATTAATCAATTGACCAGTGAAGCCAATGCTATAAATGATGTATCCTCAAATATAGAAGCGTTGGCTGCCATAGCCGAAGAAAATTCTGCATCTTCTGAAGAAGTAAGTGCAAATGTAACCACATATACTCAAGAATTAGAAAAGATGATGGGAAATATAAGAGAATTCAAAAAAGTTTCAGAAGGATTTAGAAATGATTTAGAAATGTATAAGATATAA